From the genome of Nicotiana sylvestris chromosome 2, ASM39365v2, whole genome shotgun sequence, one region includes:
- the LOC104218572 gene encoding peroxidase 64-like: MSPSSAFLFSSLLVLSLIYSHGNALSSNYYENSCPQVEDIVTQVITEATKKDKTVPAALLRMHFHDCFIRGCDASVLLNSKGKNIAEKDGPPNVSLHAFYVIDNAKKAVEAVCPGIVSCADILAFAARDAVVVSGGPSWDVPKGRKDGRTSKASETRLLPAPTFNISQLQQSFSQRGLSLEDLVALSGGHTLGFSHCSSFSNRIHNFDATNDVDPTLHPSLASTLKGICPLKNRAKNAGTAMDTSSTTFDNSYYKLILQNKSLFSSDQALLSIPKTKTLVSDFASSKETFFKAFAKSMIKMSSINGGQEVRKDCRVVN, encoded by the exons ATGTCACCCTCTTCTGCATTCTTGTTCAGCTCATTACTAGTTTTGTCCTTAATTTACTCTCATGGAAATGCACTTAGTTCAAATTACTATGAGAACTCATGCCCTCAGGTTGAAGATATTGTCACACAGGTTATTACTGAAGCAACAAAGAAAGACAAAACTGTCCCTGCTGCCCTTCTTAGAATGCACTTCCATGACTGTTTCATAAGg GGGTGCGATGCTTCGGTGCTACTGAACTCGAAGGGGAAGAATATTGCAGAAAAAGATGGACCTCCGAATGTATCTTTGCATGCATTTTATGTCATTGATAATGCAAAGAAAGCTGTAGAAGCCGTTTGCCCGGGAATAGTTTCCTGTGCTGATATCTTAGCCTTTGCTGCCAGAGATGCAGTTGTTGTT TCTGGTGGACCTTCCTGGGACGTGCCTAAAGGAAGAAAGGATGGAAGAACATCAAAAGCTAGTGAAACCAGACTATTGCCAGCTCCCACTTTTAACATATCTCAACTTCAACAAAGCTTCTCTCAAAGAGGATTATCATTGGAAGACCTTGTTGCTCTCTCAG GTGGACATACTTTAGGTTTCTCGCATTGTTCATCCTTCAGTAACAGGATACACAACTTCGATGCCACCAATGATGTTGACCCAACATTACATCCATCCTTGGCATCAACCTTAAAGGGAATTTGTCCACTTAAAAACAGGGCTAAGAATGCTGGAACTGCCATGGATACTTCCTCAACAACGTTTGATAATTCATATTACAAGTTAATTCTACAGAACAAGAGTTTGTTCTCTTCAGACCAAGCTTTGCTCAGTATTCCCAAGACTAAAACTCTGGTTTCTGACTTTGCTAGCTCAAAAGAAACGTTCTTTAAAGCTTTTGCTAAATCCATGATCAAAATGAGTAGCATAAATGGAGGTCAGGAGGTCAGAAAGGATTGTAGGGTAGTTAATTAA